One stretch of Nicotiana tabacum cultivar K326 chromosome 18, ASM71507v2, whole genome shotgun sequence DNA includes these proteins:
- the LOC107792946 gene encoding protein ASPARTIC PROTEASE IN GUARD CELL 1-like: MENQFHIHLLVSIIFSILFSVSGNETSFSSLNSTYIKQAKERFMSLDPPKLPDPPMPSYTFTIYNRDVFEKSKFKDYDSLLESRLARCHARASYLASIFDDDDVREGMIPSNDNQIGANETLTRQHDVMGSKIGRVKVPKTTSTYSANGEYVASFLLGTEEVKSFLLIDTGSDLLWWQCGPCAANKCYKQTNPLYIPTNSKIFRKVNCILHGEKCLDGMDRTYKCTTYTHQCLYDMKFTSGERSKGYMADDVITFVLDQRQVRVTFGCGTDQRGRRNFSGEYSGIVGLGRRILSGAGFSLPTQFGADLMSMCLPRFFSGKGSTLSFLTTAFPRTTSAKLLPNYKYPLFYYVNLYKVFVNDKVVPVSPSWWNFKRGVMGGVLVDTGTSITRFPKDFYIIFRYIFRAEVRDIPLAKSPFASLDTCYKEDPNGHDLDFPVVKLYFGSVNPNNMLLLAKERVLLHYRGLYCLAFMGWNRSRTVLGSNQLQGIGLTFDTSENTLSFDLDACD, encoded by the coding sequence ATGGAAAACCAATTCCATATTCACCTTTTGGTATCAATTATTTTCTCAATTTTGTTCTCAGTTTCGGGCAATGAAACATCTTTTTCATCCCTTAACTCCACTTATATTAAGCAAGCTAAGGAAAGATTTATGTCTCTTGATCCGCCTAAGCTTCCAGATCCTCCAATGCCGTCCTATACTTTTACTATTTATAATCGCGATGTATTTGAAAAATCAAAGTTCAAGGATTATGACTCATTACTTGAAAGTAGGCTTGCTAGATGTCATGCTAGAGCAAGTTATTTGGCATCAATATTTGACGATGATGACGTTAGAGAAGGGATGATTCCTTCAAATGACAATCAAATTGGCGCAAATGAAACTCTCACAAGGCAACACGATGTAATGGGGAGCAAGATCGGCCGTGTAAAGGTTCCAAAAACAACAAGTACATACTCCGCAAATGGTGAATATGTTGCATCATTTTTACTTGGTACTGAAGAAGTCAAAAGTTTCTTGCTAATAGATACAGGCAGTGATTTGCTTTGGTGGCAATGTGGACCATGTGCGGCAAATAAGTGTTATAAACAAACTAATCCTCTATATATTCCcacaaattcgaaaatatttcgAAAGGTCAACTGCATTCTACATGGTGAAAAATGTTTAGATGGTATGGACCGAACTTATAAATGTACAACTTACACTCATCAGTGTCTCTATGATATGAAATTTACTAGTGGAGAAAGATCAAAAGGTTATATGGCAGATGACGTGATTACTTTTGTTTTAGATCAAAGACAAGTTAGGGTTACGTTTGGATGTGGCACAGATCAAAGAGGTCGAAGAAATTTCAGTGGTGAATATTCTGGAATCGTTGGCCTTGGGCGTAGAATACTCAGTGGCGCGGGATTTTCTTTACCAACACAATTTGGGGCGGACTTAATGTCCATGTGCCTCCCAAGATTTTTTTCAGGAAAGGGATCTACACTTAGCTTCCTTACAACCGCATTTCCAAGAACAACATCAGCAAAACTCCTACCAAATTACAAGTACCCTTTATTTTATTATGTCAACCTTTATAAAGTTTTTGTTAATGATAAGGTAGTTCCGGTTAGTCCATCATGGTGGAATTTTAAAAGAGGCGTGATGGGTGGAGTTCTTGTGGATACAGGAACAAGTATTACCCGCTTTCCTAaagatttttatattatattccGTTACATATTTAGAGCTGAAGTACGAGATATTCCATTGGCTAAAAGTCCATTCGCATCTTTGGACACTTGCTATAAAGAGGATCCCAATGGTCATGATCTAGACTTTCCTGTTGTGAAGTTGTACTTTGGTAGCGTAAACCCAAATAACATGTTGTTATTAGCAAAAGAACGAGTTCTTCTGCACTATCGTGGACTCTATTGTCTGGCTTTTATGGGATGGAATAGATCCCGCACAGTATTAGGAAGTAATCAACTTCAGGGTATAGGATTAACTTTTGATACTTCAGAAAATACTTTGTCTTTCGATTTAGATGCATGCGATTGA